A single Hippocampus zosterae strain Florida chromosome 1, ASM2543408v3, whole genome shotgun sequence DNA region contains:
- the LOC127607195 gene encoding D(1) dopamine receptor-like translates to MTPSGMDIMNITRAFDSGSSDEASSNQVLTGCFLSLLILITLLGNTLVCAAVTKFRHLRTKVTNFFVISLAVSDLLVAVLVMPWKAVSEIAGFWPFGSFCDTWVAFDIMCSTASILNLCVISLDRYWAISSPFRYERKMTPKVAFVMISAAWTLSVLISFIPVQLNWHKAHTTSFSSLSSTASTFLRSNVTSENCDSSLNRTYAISTSLISFYIPVAIMLVTYTQIYRIAQRQIRRISALERAAESAKNRHDSMGGGSSIADSESSFKMTFKRETKVLKTLSVIMGVFVCCWLPFFVLNCMVPFCEQSSGEKAFPCISPSTFDVFVWFGWANSSLNPIIYAFNADFRKAFSILLGCHKQFPGGHNIETVSLNKKGLMTRSEH, encoded by the coding sequence ATGACACCTTCAGGGATGGATATCATGAACATAACAAGAGCCTTCGACAGCGGCTCTTCGGATGAGGCTTCCTCAAATCAAGTCCTGACCGGTTGTTTCCTCTCACTGCTCATCCTCATCACACTGTTGGGCAACACGCTGGTCTGCGCAGCCGTCACCAAGTTCCGCCACTTGCGCACCAAAGTCACcaacttttttgtcatttcgCTGGCTGTGTCAGACCTCTTGGTGGCCGTTTTGGTGATGCCTTGGAAGGCGGTGAGTGAGATCGCCGGTTTCTGGCCATTCGGTTCCTTCTGCGACACCTGGGTGGCCTTCGACATCATGTGCTCTACAGCTTCCATTCTCAACCTCTGCGTGATCAGCCTGGACCGCTACTGGGCTATCTCCAGCCCCTTTCGCTACGAGCGCAAAATGACACCCAAGGTGGCGTTTGTGATGATTAGTGCGGCGTGGACGCTGTCCGTCCTCATTTCCTTCATTCCAGTGCAGCTCAACTGGCACAAGGCTCACACGACATCTTTCAGCTCACTCTCTTCTACCGCCTCCACCTTTCTGAGATCCAACGTGACATCAGAGAACTGTGACTCCAGCCTGAACAGGACCTACGCTATCTCCACCTCGCTCATTAGCTTCTACATCCCCGTCGCCATCATGCTGGTCACCTATACCCAAATCTACCGCATTGCGCAAAGGCAAATCAGGAGGATCTCCGCCTTGGAGCGAGCGGCCGAGAGTGCCAAGAACAGGCACGACAGCATGGGCGGAGGCTCTAGCATCGCCGATTCAGAGAGCTCGTTCAAGATGACCTTCAAGAGGGAGACCAAAGTACTGAAGACCCTTTCCGTGATCATGGGCGTATTCGTGTGCTGCTGGCTCCCGTTTTTCGTGCTCAACTGCATGGTGCCCTTCTGCGAGCAGTCGAGCGGGGAGAAGGCTTTCCCCTGCATCAGCCCCAGCACCTTTGATGTGTTCGTGTGGTTCGGGTGGGCTAATTCCTCCCTCAACCCCATCATCTATGCCTTCAATGCTGATTTTCGCAAGGCCTTCTCCATCCTGCTGGGCTGCCACAAGCAATTTCCAGGAGGCCACAACATCGAGACAGTTAGTCTAAACAAAAAAGGACTCATGACTCGCTCAGAGCACTGA